DNA sequence from the Oncorhynchus keta strain PuntledgeMale-10-30-2019 chromosome 1, Oket_V2, whole genome shotgun sequence genome:
ATTAAATATCTTTATTACATTTGTAGATACAATATTCACACAACAATAATGAAGAACATCCTAAAACCAACAAGAGCAACATTAAAAATTATTGAATACAAATAAAGAGGAAAGTCAAATTGCTAACTGTGATGGGAAGTTGGCTCTCCTCCCATCAACACAACGAGTTAAAACCAGATCTAAATATCCTTTTGTAACAAGGGCAATTTTCAGTAAACAAATGTAAAACCAATATAATAGAAATCATGATTTGTGTTCTTGAATTACGACAGACCTCCATAAAATGTTCAAATCACTGCAGTTTCCCCATCAAGAGCTTCCCAAAATGTGCCAACAATGACATTGAAAAGCATTTGTAAAAGAACAGTAAAACAGAAGATTTCCTAAAACCTCTCAGAAGACTGCATCAAACCAAACTGAGCCTCTAAAAAGACCCACCGTGGACAGACAAGGTGTCAGTGGGATTCCCAGTCCTGAGAGGTACAGTAGTATTGGCTGTGGTTGAGGCGTGGGACTGTGTGGTCCAACGGTGGTCCTGATGAGTTGTAGTTAGCAAACTGACCAAGTTCACTGGTAGTGATGGAGCAGGTTCCCTTCTAGGTCCCAAAAagacccttctcctcccccctgtACCTTAGGACCTCCGGTGGTCCTCAGTCTCTGACAGCTTTGAGTGCGTAGAGCACGTCATCCTGGCTGACGTTGAGTCTGACCCGCTGTAGCATGTCTAGACGGCTGGCCTCCAGCAGCAGCAGACGACACGCACCCAGACGCTGACACACGGCCAGACCATCGGACACACTGATGGGCTGCAGGCCCTCCACACGACTCAGAGCCCGGTGCTGCACAAACACCTGGGAGGAGGGGACAGTGGACTTTAGATAAGGGAACTCAACAACACAGGTAAAAGAGGGATAGATGTGTTGAGCGAGAGTTGTAGTAAGTCAATGTTGTCCTCATTAGGGACTATACCTGTTGGAAGGTGGCCTCCTCCAGTCCCAGTCGCCTGAACTCAGCAATGACCGCCCTCAGGAAGAGCTGTTCCTGTAACGATGCACACCTAACACAGAGATTTCACATAGATTGACAGCTCGCTGGGCCAATGGGGACAGACTGATAGGTCTGTGGAGCAATGGGGTGTCTCTTACCTAATGGCCGTGATGTAGGAGGAGGAGAACATCTCATCCAGCGCCTCCATCACATGACTCATTCTCACCAATCCCGCGGAGGACGGGTGCGAGGCGGAGTGTTCGCAAATCTCAGTGGCGCGGCGACAGATGTCCAGACAGCGCCGGGCGTCTCCTGACAACGCTGCCACCTAGAGGACAAAATGGGGACAGTGCTCAGACACCACTGTCAAAAAGGTCGTCACAGAATACTTCACAGTATCATTCCAATAGTTGACATTAACCGGCAGGAAAACAGCAGGACTGTGGAAGAGCCCTGGGCTGAATAATACAGGGACAATATGGGATACCTTTCTGGAGACCAGCTGCAAAGCGTCCTCTTCGAAGGCCTTGACCTTGTTCAGTCTGGACGTGATGATCTGCTGCAGCTGCTTGAAGCTGTACGGCTGGAACGACATCCTGGTCAGACCCTGGACATAGAGAGAGACGCACAGGAAGTTACAGTTAAAACACTGGTTTGATCTGCACTTCCAAGAGGCAAACACGCTGAAAGAATTTCACAGCAGCCTGGCCCAACAATCTAACAGCGCCCTTGGGTGGAGTGGACTTAAATAGAACACTAatgcagtggttctcaaaccgCTCGTCTGGGAACCCCAGCAGGCCGTTCCATAcacgggttggttgtttagcaacacgAACGCAACTACGGGGCAAAACAGActgggttggcttagattgttgacaacatgtaaactaaaTTTGTCTCAATCTTTAttgaaaaacacatttacataacAAGACATGGTATGAAGAACAAGTTGAAACTCACCACCTATGATTCCCACATGACAGCTTCTTGTCATTGCTGCTAGCTATCCGACTGTTCAGAATCATAACATCGATGTACGTACATCATTTTCCTAAtgttgtcagctaacccgtctatGCTTTTGATCCATTCCAGAGCTAACAAACCAGATTCAACCggtcatcaagcccttgactaggaGAATCAGGTGAGCTAGTTCAAGGCAACAACTAAATTGTGAAACGTCTGGGTCCAAGGAGATGTTTGACAGCCAGTGCACTGAAGTATCTCCACGGTCCTTACCAGTCTGCTGGCCACCCTGTTGATCATGATCCGCTCAGGAAGGTCCATGGTGTTGGCGATGGTCAGCACCACCAGGCGGGCGTGGCGCCTTGTCGGCCAATCAAACAGGTTGTACATGACATTCTGCTTCCTGGTCCACAGAAGGTCCAGCTGGGGGGGGTGAAACACAGGGTCAGTCATAGAAACAGAATGACTAGACCGGGCATCTCCATTCAAGTCAATAAATATGTAGAATAGAGCGATTGAGTATATTACATACACAATTCTGTCTTCACATCCATTACCAGCATTTCCCAGTTGGCATCAATGGTTATGTATTCTCCTATCCTTGGAATCAAGAGAGTGGATAAACAGGCCGTACCTCGTCCACCAGTAGCACGGTGGTCTCCTTCTTGGGGGCAGGGTTACTGAACCTCTTCTCCAATAGGGCTGCGGCGTGGTCAGCGGTCACCTTCTGGTCCGTCAGTTTCTGGAGGAGAACACAGTCAGGAGTTACACGGATACTGGGAGAGTGTacgcgtgtgtgcgcgcgtgtttgtgtatatacacacacacctgtagaaTCTGGACGTAGGCTTGGTGAGGGTCGGTCATTTTCATGCCGTTGATCTCGATGAATCGGAACGTGGGGATTTCATCCATATCAGAGGCGTGCTGTAGACACCGGATAACCTCGTGGATGGTGGCGGTTTTCCCAGTTCCCGGAACACCAGAGATGTACATACACCTAGACAGACAGCTGCAGTAAGCCTTTTTCCATAATGCTATACCAGCAAGGTAAGGAGTGTCCACACTACTTGCATCAACATAAGAACATCATAACCATCATTCCTGCGAGCTGCCGTGACAGTGTTGATATTGTGGTTTATGTAAACTCTACTGTTACTGACTATCATATAGAACAGCTAATCCAGGGTCATGTTCAGAAGGGATGAAACTAGAGAAAAACTGAGGAAGCACTACTGAACTTGTCCAATGAGAAGCCAACACTCATTGTAGTGTCATTTCACAGTACTTTCTCCCCTTGGTTCCAACTGAACATAACCCAGAGTTTCCCTGCCATTATCTGACAACATTTCATGACTAAGACCAATTATTTTCTTTCAAAATAGCTTCAgaagtttttttggggggtaaaaTATGGCAGTTCTCAAGTTCCTGAAAATTCTGGTTTTAGTGAGACAGGGTTCACACAGAAACAACATTTCCTGAAACGTAGTGAGGTGTCTATCAATCTTACCCTCCGGTCCCATCCATAACCTTGCTCTCCACAAAATTATAGATATCCTGGAactcctgctccctacagggaagAGACTCTGGTACTGACGACACGTGCAGCCTGAAGACAGGAACATATGTCAATAAAACAACAAAGATCAcatctaaataaataaaataactcctgctccctacagggaagAGACAGCTGCAGTCCATCATGATGAGTTCAgttttttttgtggcccccacccccatcaaagttgcccatccctgacttCAACATAGAAGTAAATCATTGGCTGAAATCTACCGTCTGGATACGATGCCAGTTTGTTCTCACCTAGCCCTGGCCTCCTCCAGGATGTTCCCAGGCTGCCTGGCTGGAACAGTCCGGCTGGGAATATTGGGTGTGGCATGACGGGGGGTACTTGGAGTGACCTGGATGAGAAAACATGGAAAACACACAGAATTCCTCAATTCCTTCCTCAGCTCAGGACAGCATGGGGGAGAGAATATTAGACAGGCACCACAGGAGCCTACCACAGCCATACATACCTTCTTGCTGGGCGTTTTGTGTGGGGTCCTGACGGAGGTCTTGCAATTTCTTCCTCTGGTCTTCTTCACCATGGTCTCTTCCTCACTATCGGTCTTCTCTTCATCGCTGCTGCTCTGTAGGTCCTTATTGGAGGGAACGAAACAGTCATCATCGCCATCTGAGATCAGCTCTTGGGTATTGTCCAACAGATTCCTATAAAAACAAATTACACAGGCACCACAGGAGCCTACCACAGCCATACATACCTTCTTGCTGGGCGTTTTGTGTGGGGTCCTGACGGAGGTCTTGCAATTTCTTCCTCTGGTCTTCTTTATTATGGTCTCTTCCTCACTATCGGTCTTCTCTTCATCGCTGCTGCTCTGTAGGTCCTTATTGGAGGGAACGAAACAGTCATCATCGCCATCTGAGATCAGCTCTTGGGTATTGTCCAACAGATTCCTATAAAAACAAATTACACAGGCACCACAGGAGCCTACCACAGCCATACATACCTTCTTGCTGGGCGTTTTGCGGGGTCCTGACGGAGGTCTTGCAATTTCTTCCTCTGGTCTTCTTTATTATGGTTTCTTCCTCACTATCGGTCTTCTCTTCATCGCTGCTGCTCTGTAGGTCCTTATTGGAGGGAACGAAACAGTCATCATCGCCATCGGAGATCAGCTCTTGGGTATTGTCCAACAGATTCCTATAAAAACAAATTACACAGGCACCACAGGAGCCTACCACAGCCATACACACCTTCTTGCTGGGCGTTTTGCGTGGGGTCCTGACGGAGGTCTTGCAATTTCTTCCTCTGGTCTTCTTTATTATGGTCTCTTCCTCACTATCGGTCTTCTCTTCATCGCTGCTGCTCTGTAGGTCCTTATTGGAGGGAACGAAACAGTCATCATCGCCATCTGAGATCAGCTCTTGGGTATTGTCCAACAGATTCCTATAAAAACAAATTACACAGGCACCACAGGAGCCTACCACAGCCATACATACCTTCTTGCTGGGCGTTTTGTGTGGGGTCCTGACGGAGGTCTTGCAATTTCTTCCTCTGGTCTTCTTCACCATGGTCTCTTCCTCACTATCGGTCTTCTCTTCATCGCTGCTGCTCTGTAGGTCCTTATTGGAGGGAACGAAACAGTCATCATCGCCATCGGAGATCAGCTCTTGGGTATTGTCCAACAGATTCCTATAAAAACAAATTACACAGGCACCACAGGAGCCTACCACAGCCATACACACCTTCTTGCTGGGCGTTTTGTGTGGGGTCCTGACGGAGGTCTTGCAATTTCTTCCTCTGGTCTTCTTTATTATGGTCTCTTCCTCACTATCGGTCTTCTCTTCATCGCTGCTGCTCTGTAGGTCCTTATTGGAGGGAACGAAACAGTCATCATCGCCATCTGAGATCAGCTCTTGGGTATTGTCCAACAGATTCCTATAAAAACAAATTACACAGGCACCACAGGAGCCTACCACAGCCATACACACCTTCTTGCTGGGCGTTTTGTGTGGGGTCCTGAAGGAGGTCTTGCAATTTCTTCCTCTGGTCTTCTTCACCATGCTCTCTTCCTCACTATCGGTCTTCTCTTCATCGCTGCTGCTCTGTAGGTCCTTATTGGAGGGAACGAAACAGTCATCATCGCCATCGGAGATCAGCTCTTGGGTATTGTCCAACAGATTCCTATAAAAACAAATGACACATTTTAGTAAATAATACTTCAAACCGGCATTGCAAAAATACTTTGTAAAAGAGGAagatttatacattttttttattttattattgagATACAAATTGATAACATCGACTGGAGGTATCATTAaaccattaaacccctacaactcatccagaacgccgcagcccgtctggtgttcaaccttcccaagttctctcacgtcaccccgctcctccgctctctccactggcttccaattgaagctcgcatccgctacaagaccatggtgcttgactatggagctgtgaggggaacggcacctcagtacctccaggctctgatcaggccctacacccaaacaagagcactgcgttcatccacctctggcctgctcgcctccctaccactgaggaagtacagttcccgctcagcccagtcaaaactgttcgctgctctggccccccaatggtggaacaaactccctcacgacgccaggacagcggagtcaatcaccaccttccggagacacctgaaaccccacctctttaaggaatacctaggataggataagtaatccttctcaccccccgcccccttttaagatttagatgcactattgtaaagtgactgttccactggatgtcataaggtgaatgcaccaatttgtaagtcgctctggataagagcgtctgctaaatgacttaaatgtaaatgattaacctgttactcctaccccctactttttcgaacattctgttaaaaatcgcgcaacatttcagcaccctgctactcatgccaggaatatagtatatgcatatgattagtatgtgtggatagaaaacactcagacgtttataaaactggttaaatgactataacagaacgtgcgtttcatcgaaaagtgcaggaaaatctgatcactgaaaatgggaaaatatatccatgcgccacttcaaccgattgataaaggtgaaccacattaaatggggccgaggttgcaattacctacagcttccacacgatgtcaacagtcttgtcatttgcctaggctttgtttcttggtcaaacgaagaagagacagcccatttcttcaggtcccCGACAGGATATTTTGgatgagatttacccggacattatttccagacgtacagctatagaatatacatcgcctcgtgatcaatttgatcgcttattaacgtttactaatacctaaagttgcattacaaaagtatttcgaagtgttttgtgaaagtttatcgtcaactttaataataaaaaaaatgttacgttataaaacgctatttttttttgttgatcacacagtcttcatagatcgatatctaggctatatatggacccatttaatcgaaaaaaagacccaatagtgtttatgggacatctaggagtgccaacaaagaagatggtcaaaggtaatgaatgttttatattttatatgtgcgttttgtgtagctccgactatgctaattattttgtttacgtcccctgcgggtcttttggggtgttacatgctatcagataaaagcttctcatgctttcgccgaaaagcattttaaaaatctgacttgttgcctgcattcacaatgagtgtagctttaattcaatactctgcatgtgtattttaatgaacgtttgagttttaacgagtgctattagcatttagcgtagagcatttgcatttccagatgtctagatgggacgcctgcatgtcaggtaggagcaagaggttaaacaacCTGTCAATCTTGTTACATTTTTTTCAACTAATTTAAAATCACTCGGAAGTGAAAGCTTTAAATTACTCCCTATATGGTCACAGTTCCTTTCAGCCAGTAGGGGCATACCAGAGATAGAATTAGAGGACTTTTCTGTGCGTCTGTGTTTGAGCGCATGGGCAGAGCCAGAGACAAAGAGGTGAAGCATGAGTGTTTACTCCACCCAAAATATGTCCATGAAAATAAGACCACAAAGTGGGgaatttttgtatggaggtcagaGCATGTCTAATTTAGTCAACAAAAAAAGGAATTGCTAATTTGCtacgtgaggcttatttgatctaaTAGAAGTTTCATACTGGTTAGGTTCCGAATGCACTGATATGTAGGATTTCAAATTCAAAAATAACTACATTATACCGGATTTGTCTGTTgttcattggctagaatggtcccacctggtCTCGCCTCATCCCTCCAGCCTTCCATCAAAGACAGTACAGCgcttccatctttgaggacatgcatttccattgttagagtggTCACTcgactatcttgtcaatataacaGATCATCTTGAGCAGCACCATTGAggacatctccattttgaagtagtccattttcttctAGTACTTCTATGAGTTGGTGTGCATAATGCCACttggagtgtgttgtttgaacaggtataaagccaaggttggtgatttaccgcaacctgcagttatggaatgcTTGCTCTCAAGTacaattcattggctgatccctcccgAGGACCTGGACGGAATCCCGAGGACCTGGACGGAATCCCGAGGACCTGGACGGAATCCCGAGGACCTGGACGGAATCCCGAGGACCTGGACGGAATCCCGAGGACCTGGATGTCCCTTCCTTAACCCATAGTTGACAACTTTAAAACGGTGGAAGCCCTCAATAAATATGTCCAAAAACAGGTTATCCATCTGGAgacctccatcattctctatGGGGCATACATATAAGCCACATGACAGCAAGCACTTACAACTGCTTCCTGATGCGTAACGACACCAGCTGGGCTGACTTCCTCTTGGAGCGAGGAGTCAAGGCAATCGACTGCATGGGAGAATCCTCAGAGTCCTCCTCCGCCCTGAGACACACAGACAATAATAAGAAATATAAATAACTGAATAGGATCATAAGAACAGAGTAATCAATAATGTGACTGATCAATCAGACTGTTAGATACTCACAGCACCCCCAGAGCAGGCTCTCTAATGGCCATGGCAGACTCTTTCCTCCTGGAGGGGGTGGTAGCTCTTTGGGAAGACAGAAAAGCGTACGAGTCAAGACACTCAATTTGCAATGTACTATTACTGCGAATGTGACTTGTCTATTGGTTAAGGTGACTTAGCTGCCCGTAGTAAACACACTGCTTATCAACATCGGCTAAGTGACGTCTCTCATTAGCTGTGGATTTTTAACCCATCTCAAATGAAGCCAGTGGAACTATGTACCATCTGCTGCGAAGCCATGTCTGAAGAAAGACAGGCAAGCTCCCACCAAGTGCTCCAATCTGACCGCTATACCCCGCCTACACCACCACACCCGTGCTCCTGTCACCGGACCTGGGGTGGCGCACTCACTTCTGTCCCTTAACATAGTTCctcctgggggtggcctgtctcTTCTTGGGGGTGTTGGCAGAGCCAGCGTCTGTAGGTAACCCTGCCTCAAATACCTCATCCTCTAGGGCCAGGGGAATCACTGCCAGCAACAGGTCACTGTAGAGGAAGGGAACACACTGGCTTACTGATACTAGTCACAGTATattagagcaccctgggatgatGGTGGTAAAGCTTCCACAACCAGGACATTGAGCTTAGAGGACCCTGGGATGATGTTACAGCTTCCACAACCAGGACATTGAGCTTAGAGGACCCTGGGATGATGTTACAGCTTCCACAACCAGGACATTGAGCTTAGAGGACCCTGGGATGATGTTACAGCTTCCACAACCAGGACATTGAGCTTAGAGGACCCTGGGATGATGTTACAGCTTCCACAACCAGGACATTGAGCTTAGAGGACCCTGGGATGATGTTAAAGCTTCCACAACCGG
Encoded proteins:
- the orc1 gene encoding origin recognition complex subunit 1 isoform X30 gives rise to the protein MVRYFTRLRVRRIYKWGGRPYVFDRKLKSYGFEYLNMSVEGQEAVTTVTPGQYILIEGNDDEYPFVAKLLKFFGDESHKQKKALVQWFLRLSEVPQNKKLLLGRSPHPQEIFYYLGRACDDVIDAESILGTVHVQHVPEDTPFPEPGTKDTLYVKLSWDTKAFNVLDPVLMQDIPASTPPKPLPLFPPCASLVATPVSRGLVRRALPTPDPTVMRRAGSVSDTRATMSAGKRSTLEAESIHSASKLSASKILSAKRRGSAADTPGVRKKLQLSIGASPGKRMTRADVLCELLDEEMESEKVISLKLSSSVSHSLQHGCSLSPMRSGCKTPNGQRRFPWKLSSISLDRLSPTALGEQDLSSDLLLAVIPLALEDEVFEAGLPTDAGSANTPKKRQATPRRNYVKGQKATTPSRRKESAMAIREPALGVLAEEDSEDSPMQSIALTPRSKRKSAQLVSLRIRKQLNLLDNTQELISDGDDDCFVPSNKDLQSSSDEEKTDSEEESMVKKTRGRNCKTSFRTPHKTPSKKDLQSSSDEEKTDSEETIIKKTRGRNCKTSVRTPRKTPSKKDLQSSSDEEKTDSEETIIKKTRGRNCKTSVRTPHKTPSKKDLQSSSDEEKTDSEEETMVKKTRGRNCKTSVRTPHKTPSKKVTPSTPRHATPNIPSRTVPARQPGNILEEARARLHVSSVPESLPCREQEFQDIYNFVESKVMDGTGGCMYISGVPGTGKTATIHEVIRCLQHASDMDEIPTFRFIEINGMKMTDPHQAYVQILQKLTDQKVTADHAAALLEKRFSNPAPKKETTVLLVDELDLLWTRKQNVMYNLFDWPTRRHARLVVLTIANTMDLPERIMINRVASRLGLTRMSFQPYSFKQLQQIITSRLNKVKAFEEDALQLVSRKVAALSGDARRCLDICRRATEICEHSASHPSSAGLVRMSHVMEALDEMFSSSYITAIRCASLQEQLFLRAVIAEFRRLGLEEATFQQVFVQHRALSRVEGLQPISVSDGLAVCQRLGACRLLLLEASRLDMLQRVRLNVSQDDVLYALKAVRD
- the orc1 gene encoding origin recognition complex subunit 1 isoform X35, whose protein sequence is MVRYFTRLRVRRIYKWGGRPYVFDRKLKSYGFEYLNMSVEGQEAVTTVTPGQYILIEGNDDEYPFVAKLLKFFGDESHKQKKALVQWFLRLSEVPQNKKLLLGRSPHPQEIFYYLGRACDDVIDAESILGTVHVQHVPEDTPFPEPGTKDTLYVKLSWDTKAFNVLDPVLMQDIPASTPPKPLPLFPPCASLVATPVSRGLVRRALPTPDPTVMRRAGSVSDTRATMSAGKRSTLEAESIHSASKLSASKILSAKRRGSAADTPGVRKKLQLSIGASPGKRMTRADVLCELLDEEMESEKVISLKLSSSVSHSLQHGCSLSPMRSGCKTPNGQRRFPWKLSSISLDRLSPTALGEQDLSSDLLLAVIPLALEDEVFEAGLPTDAGSANTPKKRQATPRRNYVKGQKATTPSRRKESAMAIREPALGVLAEEDSEDSPMQSIALTPRSKRKSAQLVSLRIRKQLNLLDNTQELISDGDDDCFVPSNKDLQSSSDEEKTDSEEESMVKKTRGRNCKTSFRTPHKTPSKKDLQSSSDEEKTDSEEETIIKKTRGRNCKTSVRTPRKTPSKKDLQSSSDEEKTDSEEETMVKKTRGRNCKTSVRTPHKTPSKKVTPSTPRHATPNIPSRTVPARQPGNILEEARARLHVSSVPESLPCREQEFQDIYNFVESKVMDGTGGCMYISGVPGTGKTATIHEVIRCLQHASDMDEIPTFRFIEINGMKMTDPHQAYVQILQKLTDQKVTADHAAALLEKRFSNPAPKKETTVLLVDELDLLWTRKQNVMYNLFDWPTRRHARLVVLTIANTMDLPERIMINRVASRLGLTRMSFQPYSFKQLQQIITSRLNKVKAFEEDALQLVSRKVAALSGDARRCLDICRRATEICEHSASHPSSAGLVRMSHVMEALDEMFSSSYITAIRCASLQEQLFLRAVIAEFRRLGLEEATFQQVFVQHRALSRVEGLQPISVSDGLAVCQRLGACRLLLLEASRLDMLQRVRLNVSQDDVLYALKAVRD
- the orc1 gene encoding origin recognition complex subunit 1 isoform X11; translated protein: MVRYFTRLRVRRIYKWGGRPYVFDRKLKSYGFEYLNMSVEGQEAVTTVTPGQYILIEGNDDEYPFVAKLLKFFGDESHKQKKALVQWFLRLSEVPQNKKLLLGRSPHPQEIFYYLGRACDDVIDAESILGTVHVQHVPEDTPFPEPGTKDTLYVKLSWDTKAFNVLDPVLMQDIPASTPPKPLPLFPPCASLVATPVSRGLVRRALPTPDPTVMRRAGSVSDTRATMSAGKRSTLEAESIHSASKLSASKILSAKRRGSAADTPGVRKKLQLSIGASPGKRMTRADVLCELLDEEMESEKVISLKLSSSVSHSLQHGCSLSPMRSGCKTPNGQRRFPWKLSSISLDRLSPTALGEQDLSSDLLLAVIPLALEDEVFEAGLPTDAGSANTPKKRQATPRRNYVKGQKATTPSRRKESAMAIREPALGVLAEEDSEDSPMQSIALTPRSKRKSAQLVSLRIRKQLNLLDNTQELISDGDDDCFVPSNKDLQSSSDEEKTDSEEESMVKKTRGRNCKTSFRTPHKTPSKKDLQSSSDEEKTDSEEETIIKKTRGRNCKTSVRTPHKTPSKKDLQSSSDEEKTDSEEETMVKKTRGRNCKTSVRTPHKTPSKKDLQSSSDEEKTDSEEETIIKKTRGRNCKTSVRTPRKTPSKKDLQSSSDEEKTDSEETIIKKTRGRNCKTSVRTPHKTPSKKVTPSTPRHATPNIPSRTVPARQPGNILEEARARLHVSSVPESLPCREQEFQDIYNFVESKVMDGTGGCMYISGVPGTGKTATIHEVIRCLQHASDMDEIPTFRFIEINGMKMTDPHQAYVQILQKLTDQKVTADHAAALLEKRFSNPAPKKETTVLLVDELDLLWTRKQNVMYNLFDWPTRRHARLVVLTIANTMDLPERIMINRVASRLGLTRMSFQPYSFKQLQQIITSRLNKVKAFEEDALQLVSRKVAALSGDARRCLDICRRATEICEHSASHPSSAGLVRMSHVMEALDEMFSSSYITAIRCASLQEQLFLRAVIAEFRRLGLEEATFQQVFVQHRALSRVEGLQPISVSDGLAVCQRLGACRLLLLEASRLDMLQRVRLNVSQDDVLYALKAVRD
- the orc1 gene encoding origin recognition complex subunit 1 isoform X45, producing the protein MVRYFTRLRVRRIYKWGGRPYVFDRKLKSYGFEYLNMSVEGQEAVTTVTPGQYILIEGNDDEYPFVAKLLKFFGDESHKQKKALVQWFLRLSEVPQNKKLLLGRSPHPQEIFYYLGRACDDVIDAESILGTVHVQHVPEDTPFPEPGTKDTLYVKLSWDTKAFNVLDPVLMQDIPASTPPKPLPLFPPCASLVATPVSRGLVRRALPTPDPTVMRRAGSVSDTRATMSAGKRSTLEAESIHSASKLSASKILSAKRRGSAADTPGVRKKLQLSIGASPGKRMTRADVLCELLDEEMESEKVISLKLSSSVSHSLQHGCSLSPMRSGCKTPNGQRRFPWKLSSISLDRLSPTALGEQDLSSDLLLAVIPLALEDEVFEAGLPTDAGSANTPKKRQATPRRNYVKGQKATTPSRRKESAMAIREPALGVLAEEDSEDSPMQSIALTPRSKRKSAQLVSLRIRKQLNLLDNTQELISDGDDDCFVPSNKDLQSSSDEEKTDSEEESMVKKTRGRNCKTSFRTPHKTPSKKDLQSSSDEEKTDSEEETMVKKTRGRNCKTSVRTPHKTPSKKVTPSTPRHATPNIPSRTVPARQPGNILEEARARLHVSSVPESLPCREQEFQDIYNFVESKVMDGTGGCMYISGVPGTGKTATIHEVIRCLQHASDMDEIPTFRFIEINGMKMTDPHQAYVQILQKLTDQKVTADHAAALLEKRFSNPAPKKETTVLLVDELDLLWTRKQNVMYNLFDWPTRRHARLVVLTIANTMDLPERIMINRVASRLGLTRMSFQPYSFKQLQQIITSRLNKVKAFEEDALQLVSRKVAALSGDARRCLDICRRATEICEHSASHPSSAGLVRMSHVMEALDEMFSSSYITAIRCASLQEQLFLRAVIAEFRRLGLEEATFQQVFVQHRALSRVEGLQPISVSDGLAVCQRLGACRLLLLEASRLDMLQRVRLNVSQDDVLYALKAVRD
- the orc1 gene encoding origin recognition complex subunit 1 isoform X2, with translation MVRYFTRLRVRRIYKWGGRPYVFDRKLKSYGFEYLNMSVEGQEAVTTVTPGQYILIEGNDDEYPFVAKLLKFFGDESHKQKKALVQWFLRLSEVPQNKKLLLGRSPHPQEIFYYLGRACDDVIDAESILGTVHVQHVPEDTPFPEPGTKDTLYVKLSWDTKAFNVLDPVLMQDIPASTPPKPLPLFPPCASLVATPVSRGLVRRALPTPDPTVMRRAGSVSDTRATMSAGKRSTLEAESIHSASKLSASKILSAKRRGSAADTPGVRKKLQLSIGASPGKRMTRADVLCELLDEEMESEKVISLKLSSSVSHSLQHGCSLSPMRSGCKTPNGQRRFPWKLSSISLDRLSPTALGEQDLSSDLLLAVIPLALEDEVFEAGLPTDAGSANTPKKRQATPRRNYVKGQKATTPSRRKESAMAIREPALGVLAEEDSEDSPMQSIALTPRSKRKSAQLVSLRIRKQLNLLDNTQELISDGDDDCFVPSNKDLQSSSDEEKTDSEEESMVKKTRGRNCKTSFRTPHKTPSKKDLQSSSDEEKTDSEEETIIKKTRGRNCKTSVRTPHKTPSKKDLQSSSDEEKTDSEEETMVKKTRGRNCKTSVRTPHKTPSKKDLQSSSDEEKTDSEEETIIKKTRGRNCKTSVRTPRKTPSKKDLQSSSDEEKTDSEETIIKKTRGRNCKTSVRTPHKTPSKKDLQSSSDEEKTDSEEETMVKKTRGRNCKTSVRTPHKTPSKKVTPSTPRHATPNIPSRTVPARQPGNILEEARARLHVSSVPESLPCREQEFQDIYNFVESKVMDGTGGCMYISGVPGTGKTATIHEVIRCLQHASDMDEIPTFRFIEINGMKMTDPHQAYVQILQKLTDQKVTADHAAALLEKRFSNPAPKKETTVLLVDELDLLWTRKQNVMYNLFDWPTRRHARLVVLTIANTMDLPERIMINRVASRLGLTRMSFQPYSFKQLQQIITSRLNKVKAFEEDALQLVSRKVAALSGDARRCLDICRRATEICEHSASHPSSAGLVRMSHVMEALDEMFSSSYITAIRCASLQEQLFLRAVIAEFRRLGLEEATFQQVFVQHRALSRVEGLQPISVSDGLAVCQRLGACRLLLLEASRLDMLQRVRLNVSQDDVLYALKAVRD